In the genome of Leptospira dzoumogneensis, one region contains:
- a CDS encoding ChaN family lipoprotein: MLVRIFWFLLLFPSFLFSQTFTPEIYDSKSKSKVELSSIIEKAKDADVIIFGEEHNDKVGHAWKLEAFKRLTSTYSTLLSLEMLEKDQQRSVDEYCKGEITERGFLNSGKFWPNYQTDYHPMVSFAKEKNLPVLAANAPRKYVNLVSHQGLDSLYKIRSPFLPPRYTYNLFRQKEYEELLSAMIAEHSPTGFTPDKQKFIDAQYVWDASMADSIAEAYFLLKRKIVHVNGRFHSDRSLGLTYRLKQMGLNVLTVSIFPSEEGKSFQEEDWKLADFLVITERKPVP, from the coding sequence ATGCTGGTCCGTATTTTTTGGTTCCTTCTTCTTTTTCCTTCTTTCTTATTCTCCCAAACTTTTACTCCTGAAATTTATGATTCAAAAAGTAAATCTAAGGTGGAGCTTTCGTCTATCATCGAAAAGGCGAAAGATGCTGATGTCATTATTTTCGGAGAAGAGCATAATGATAAGGTTGGACATGCTTGGAAATTGGAGGCTTTCAAAAGATTGACCTCGACATATTCTACACTTCTTTCCTTGGAGATGCTGGAGAAGGACCAACAAAGATCCGTGGATGAATACTGTAAGGGAGAGATCACTGAAAGAGGTTTTTTGAATTCGGGAAAATTTTGGCCGAATTACCAAACGGATTATCATCCTATGGTTTCTTTTGCGAAAGAAAAAAATCTCCCGGTGCTTGCGGCTAACGCTCCCAGAAAATATGTGAACCTTGTATCTCACCAAGGATTGGATTCTTTATATAAGATCAGATCTCCCTTTCTTCCCCCTAGATATACTTATAATTTATTCAGACAAAAAGAATACGAAGAACTTCTGTCCGCAATGATCGCAGAACATTCGCCCACGGGATTTACTCCTGATAAACAAAAATTTATAGATGCTCAATATGTTTGGGATGCTTCTATGGCAGACTCGATTGCAGAGGCATACTTTTTACTAAAAAGAAAGATAGTGCATGTGAACGGAAGATTTCATTCTGATAGAAGTTTGGGGCTGACATATCGGCTGAAACAGATGGGCCTGAATGTTTTGACTGTAAGCATTTTCCCTTCGGAAGAAGGCAAAAGTTTTCAAGAAGAAGATTGGAAATTGGCGGATTTCCTGGTAATCACCGAAAGAAAACCCGTACCGTAA
- a CDS encoding transketolase yields the protein MEDTKEIKIFANNIRKNVIKMVTAAKSGHPGGPLGLADIYAVLYKKVLNHKPSDPDWEDRDRLILSNGHVCAVRYAAMAQAGFFPESELLTFRNINSKLQGHPSTRYLKGIESSSGSLGQGLSVAVGIALGARLSKKDYKVYACISDGECGEGMTWEAAQSAAHYKTDNLIAFMDKNGIQIDGFTKDVMNLEPLNKKFAAFGWNVLEADGHNIGSIISAFEKAKTHKGSPTIILFETVLGKGVSFMENNPGWHGTPPNAEQEKKALEELEQVTA from the coding sequence GTGGAAGACACCAAAGAAATCAAAATATTCGCCAATAATATCCGCAAAAACGTGATCAAAATGGTCACTGCGGCAAAATCCGGTCACCCGGGAGGTCCTCTCGGACTTGCGGATATCTACGCAGTATTATACAAAAAGGTCCTAAATCATAAACCTAGTGATCCGGATTGGGAAGATAGAGACAGGCTCATCCTTTCCAACGGTCACGTATGCGCAGTACGTTATGCTGCCATGGCTCAGGCTGGATTTTTTCCTGAGTCTGAACTTCTTACTTTTAGGAACATAAACTCTAAATTACAGGGACATCCTTCTACCCGTTATTTAAAAGGGATCGAAAGTTCTTCCGGATCTTTGGGCCAAGGACTTTCCGTTGCAGTCGGGATCGCTTTAGGTGCAAGACTTTCTAAAAAAGACTACAAAGTATATGCATGTATTTCCGACGGAGAATGTGGAGAAGGTATGACCTGGGAAGCGGCTCAATCCGCCGCTCATTACAAAACAGATAACCTCATCGCGTTTATGGATAAAAACGGGATCCAGATCGACGGATTCACCAAAGACGTGATGAATCTGGAACCTCTTAATAAAAAGTTTGCCGCATTCGGATGGAATGTATTAGAAGCGGACGGTCATAATATCGGATCTATTATCTCCGCTTTCGAAAAGGCAAAAACTCATAAAGGTTCTCCAACCATTATTCTTTTCGAAACAGTACTCGGAAAAGGTGTCTCTTTCATGGAAAATAATCCAGGATGGCATGGAACTCCTCCGAATGCGGAACAAGAAAAGAAAGCGTTAGAAGAATTAGAGCAAGTAACCGCTTAA
- a CDS encoding polyprenyl synthetase family protein — MKAKGLKDLLVRKFDKKLKDIIDEDLRILAEIKEYTIRSGGKRIRPILHYCLCKILGYKGDKYSDVGAIAELIHAASLLHDDVVDEAQTRRGMPSVPSKFGNKTSILAGDYLLACGIDHLNSLGSPDLMDLFTTVIKDLSVSELIQMEWEKNPKITLDIYNKVVYGKTASLFGAVSEAAGILADIPKKTRKKLHEFGIRLGSLFQKQDDAIDYFQAGDQTGKIPLKDFRNGLYTYPILKLLEIADKNDKKLTHSLFSKEERNSDDDLVILSLLNRYNIRKSLNEEFAADVEGLLNFLKSYPESNEGNLVKEQFRKLMEV, encoded by the coding sequence GTGAAAGCAAAAGGATTGAAGGATCTCTTAGTCCGTAAGTTCGATAAAAAACTAAAAGATATCATAGACGAAGATCTACGAATTCTGGCCGAGATCAAAGAATATACGATCCGATCCGGTGGAAAGAGGATACGTCCTATTCTACATTATTGCCTTTGTAAGATCTTGGGCTATAAGGGAGATAAATATTCCGATGTAGGTGCGATCGCTGAGCTGATCCATGCCGCCAGCCTTCTTCATGACGATGTGGTGGACGAGGCCCAAACTAGGAGAGGAATGCCTAGTGTTCCCTCTAAATTCGGGAATAAAACTTCTATTTTGGCGGGAGACTATCTTCTCGCATGCGGGATAGATCATCTAAATAGTTTGGGTTCTCCGGATCTAATGGATCTGTTTACTACAGTGATCAAGGATCTTTCCGTCAGCGAACTCATTCAGATGGAATGGGAAAAAAATCCCAAAATTACATTAGATATTTATAATAAAGTGGTCTATGGAAAAACAGCATCTCTATTCGGGGCGGTCTCGGAAGCGGCCGGAATATTGGCGGATATCCCTAAAAAGACCAGAAAAAAACTGCATGAATTCGGGATCCGCTTGGGTTCTTTATTCCAAAAACAAGACGATGCAATCGATTATTTCCAAGCCGGAGACCAAACCGGAAAAATCCCTCTAAAAGATTTTCGAAATGGTCTGTATACTTATCCGATCTTGAAATTATTAGAGATTGCGGACAAGAACGATAAAAAGCTGACTCATTCTTTATTCTCTAAAGAAGAACGAAACTCGGATGATGATTTGGTCATCCTTTCTTTATTGAACCGATATAATATTCGAAAAAGTTTGAACGAAGAATTCGCGGCAGATGTAGAAGGTTTATTAAACTTCTTAAAATCTTATCCTGAGTCTAACGAAGGTAATCTTGTTAAGGAACAATTCCGCAAATTGATGGAAGTCTGA
- a CDS encoding dienelactone hydrolase family protein, with amino-acid sequence MNTETVTIKTAHGEMQTFVAYPDSSPSPCILVLQEAFGVNDHIKDIAIRFAKEGYLAVAPELYYRTAPPGFAGSYEDFMALKPHFSQLTPENLRSDLDAVLDWIKTNPKSIPDRIASIGYCLGGYVSFLANSLYNFKAAVSYYGSRIVQTSEEYAPKQNAPLLLVWAGKDRSVKQTHIAAISELLKTSGKNYVELVFSEAEHGFFCDARAAYHKSSAAQAWAITLAFLKEHV; translated from the coding sequence ATGAATACGGAAACTGTTACTATCAAAACGGCTCATGGAGAAATGCAAACATTCGTAGCTTATCCGGATTCTTCTCCTTCTCCTTGTATTTTAGTATTGCAGGAAGCCTTTGGAGTAAACGATCATATCAAAGATATTGCAATTCGATTTGCTAAAGAAGGTTATCTTGCGGTCGCTCCGGAACTTTATTACAGAACTGCTCCTCCGGGATTTGCGGGAAGTTATGAAGACTTCATGGCATTAAAACCTCATTTCAGCCAATTGACTCCTGAAAATTTACGATCCGATCTGGATGCGGTTTTGGATTGGATCAAAACAAATCCTAAAAGTATTCCTGATAGAATTGCAAGCATCGGTTATTGTTTAGGCGGATACGTTTCGTTTTTAGCAAACTCACTTTATAATTTCAAGGCGGCGGTTTCGTATTACGGCTCTAGGATCGTTCAAACTTCGGAAGAATATGCCCCAAAACAAAATGCACCTTTACTTTTGGTTTGGGCAGGCAAGGATAGAAGTGTAAAACAAACTCATATAGCTGCGATCTCAGAATTACTAAAAACTTCAGGGAAAAATTATGTGGAGTTGGTTTTTTCAGAAGCAGAGCATGGGTTCTTCTGCGATGCAAGAGCGGCGTATCATAAATCTTCCGCCGCTCAGGCCTGGGCAATCACATTAGCTTTTTTGAAAGAACATGTGTAG
- a CDS encoding Panacea domain-containing protein, with product MEIIRLIKMLYFADREALKEYNFPITGDSFASLPYGPIVSKTYNNIKKNVELPSLFNDYLIREDRWIQLKKEKAIKKLSEAEIEILDEVFHKYIHYTVAQLIDYCHNSSLVPEWRDPGSSSIPIDIEDLLVFLNKTQDEIKSIKESLKEHNEITSFLSKYEP from the coding sequence ATGGAAATCATTCGTTTGATAAAAATGTTATACTTTGCGGACCGAGAAGCTCTCAAAGAATATAATTTTCCGATCACGGGGGATAGTTTTGCATCTTTACCTTATGGACCGATAGTAAGTAAAACTTATAATAATATTAAAAAGAATGTCGAACTACCATCTCTATTTAACGATTATCTTATACGGGAAGATCGATGGATTCAGTTAAAGAAAGAAAAGGCAATTAAGAAACTTTCTGAAGCCGAAATCGAGATATTAGATGAGGTATTTCATAAATATATTCATTATACGGTAGCGCAGTTAATCGACTATTGCCATAATTCATCTTTAGTGCCTGAATGGCGTGACCCGGGAAGTTCAAGTATTCCCATTGATATCGAAGATCTACTTGTCTTCTTAAATAAAACTCAAGACGAAATAAAATCCATTAAGGAATCTTTAAAGGAGCATAACGAAATTACTTCATTTTTATCGAAATATGAGCCTTAA
- a CDS encoding transglycosylase domain-containing protein — protein MLETKVRTLTESKFECLSCGTISRLPEGVPTGTVFKLTCYRCGQKALVKYVSSPLEVREGSPLAPSPKEEMPVTPPVGIPTYQERERTVVRPIQEEVPKESPIASFLEGIQSKWENWKESWSKNSSEDRPWFQKVRTETETPTAFHRPIKTLSERLLEKGRRFQFPKFRPNIWLVLIPLPLALVFLIFFWMGVIQREAEVPGLLSIFYIHQPTVIYDRDGRKVSEIFGKKTSNLEWEAYPENLKRMVLLVEDRSFFSHGGIHYSSVLRAFFVNIISLRFKQGASTITQQLARILLNDREKSLGRKLKEAQLAYALESSLDKEKILLHYMNNVYLGHGAFGFASASEFYFGKKPKDLNVSEMIVLASLASAPNRFSPLKNPDLSSGRVEAIVRSLENDGALKEDLRPAIQDIYQTFNTRSPGETVYGNRKDDSPYVTEHVRKFLQTMYPDTNIYESGGFSVYTTISQPVQAELQKVVKTHVENLLKGGQVRRNRLTENGKNSDVTPFRNLVADLSPALELFIDTDRFVTGGDSGLQAAVVAVDPQTGDVLLLHGGTEFKSDNQFPRATGMYRQTGSTIKPILYSEAIDSGIANPATHILDAPLIYKNSVSNWMPENIGNQYDGDISLRVALAKSKNTAAVQIAEKLGLGEISSAFERFFFPEEKVLKSRFRRDLSLALGSLELSPLEMASAYSAFANDGNIVRPHLIEKVVDRAGNVVYQRKDQDEFNLKWPQTRKAITPPTAEIMVDLLHGSANHAGVRNTGYRGEVAGKTGTTNDHRDAWFVGVRPGISMAVWLGYDSPSFGMGNSALGGTIAAPLWGTIAKLFDSAESGDKEERKKYQYSQRAVTLEICPESGKLPGPDCPKKTSELFHPSHLPAETCPLTHKSDAKQELLKNVF, from the coding sequence ATGTTGGAAACCAAGGTCCGCACTCTTACAGAATCTAAGTTTGAATGCCTTTCTTGCGGAACCATTTCCAGGCTGCCTGAAGGAGTTCCCACCGGGACTGTTTTTAAACTCACTTGTTATCGCTGCGGCCAGAAGGCATTGGTCAAATATGTATCTTCTCCTTTGGAAGTCCGAGAAGGATCTCCATTGGCGCCGTCTCCCAAAGAGGAGATGCCCGTTACTCCTCCTGTTGGAATTCCAACATACCAGGAAAGAGAAAGAACTGTTGTTCGTCCTATCCAAGAAGAAGTCCCCAAAGAATCTCCAATTGCAAGTTTTTTAGAAGGTATCCAGTCCAAATGGGAGAATTGGAAAGAGTCCTGGTCTAAAAATTCTTCCGAAGATCGTCCTTGGTTCCAAAAGGTCAGGACCGAAACAGAGACTCCTACTGCATTCCATCGTCCTATCAAAACCTTGTCGGAAAGATTATTAGAAAAGGGAAGAAGGTTCCAATTTCCTAAATTCCGTCCGAATATCTGGCTCGTTCTGATCCCTTTACCTTTGGCATTAGTGTTCCTGATCTTTTTCTGGATGGGAGTCATCCAAAGAGAAGCAGAAGTTCCCGGTCTATTAAGCATTTTTTATATTCATCAACCGACCGTCATCTATGATAGGGACGGCAGAAAGGTTTCCGAAATTTTCGGCAAAAAGACAAGCAATTTAGAATGGGAAGCTTATCCTGAGAATTTAAAAAGAATGGTGCTTCTTGTAGAAGACCGAAGCTTTTTCTCTCATGGTGGAATTCATTATTCTTCAGTGCTTAGAGCGTTCTTCGTAAATATTATCAGTCTTCGATTTAAACAAGGCGCTTCTACAATCACGCAGCAGCTAGCTCGTATCCTTCTGAATGATCGTGAAAAAAGTTTGGGAAGAAAGTTGAAAGAGGCTCAACTTGCCTACGCTCTTGAATCTTCCTTGGACAAAGAAAAGATCCTATTACATTATATGAATAATGTGTATTTGGGTCATGGCGCCTTCGGATTTGCCAGCGCGTCCGAGTTTTATTTCGGAAAAAAACCGAAAGACTTGAATGTATCAGAGATGATCGTTCTTGCTTCTTTGGCATCCGCTCCCAATCGTTTTTCTCCATTAAAAAATCCTGATCTATCTTCCGGAAGAGTAGAGGCGATCGTCCGATCTTTGGAAAATGACGGTGCATTAAAAGAAGACCTAAGACCTGCGATCCAAGACATCTACCAAACATTCAACACCCGCTCTCCCGGGGAAACAGTGTATGGAAATCGTAAGGATGATTCTCCTTATGTGACCGAGCATGTCAGAAAATTTCTCCAAACTATGTATCCTGATACGAATATATATGAAAGCGGAGGATTTTCAGTTTATACCACAATTTCCCAGCCTGTTCAGGCTGAATTGCAAAAGGTAGTCAAAACTCATGTGGAAAATCTTCTGAAAGGAGGACAGGTTAGACGAAATCGTCTTACTGAAAATGGTAAAAATTCCGATGTAACTCCTTTTAGGAATTTAGTCGCGGATCTTTCTCCTGCATTGGAATTATTCATAGATACCGATCGATTTGTAACCGGCGGAGACAGCGGGCTTCAGGCCGCGGTGGTAGCAGTGGATCCCCAGACTGGAGATGTTCTTCTTTTACATGGAGGAACGGAATTCAAGTCTGATAATCAATTTCCTAGAGCCACCGGAATGTATAGACAAACAGGATCTACGATCAAGCCGATCCTGTATTCGGAAGCGATCGATTCAGGGATCGCAAATCCTGCGACTCATATCTTAGACGCACCTTTGATCTATAAAAACTCAGTTTCGAATTGGATGCCTGAGAATATAGGAAACCAATACGATGGAGATATTTCTCTAAGAGTTGCACTTGCAAAATCCAAGAACACTGCAGCGGTCCAAATCGCCGAAAAACTAGGATTAGGCGAGATTTCCTCCGCATTCGAAAGGTTCTTCTTTCCGGAAGAGAAAGTTCTGAAAAGCAGATTCAGACGGGATTTGTCATTGGCATTGGGTTCCTTGGAACTTTCTCCTTTAGAAATGGCTTCTGCATATTCCGCGTTTGCGAACGACGGAAATATAGTACGACCTCATTTGATCGAAAAAGTGGTGGATAGAGCGGGTAACGTTGTTTACCAAAGAAAGGACCAGGACGAATTCAATTTGAAATGGCCTCAAACCAGAAAAGCGATCACACCTCCTACTGCGGAGATCATGGTGGATCTACTACATGGAAGCGCAAATCATGCAGGTGTGCGAAACACAGGCTATAGGGGAGAAGTCGCCGGAAAAACAGGGACCACAAACGATCATAGAGATGCTTGGTTCGTAGGAGTAAGACCTGGGATCTCTATGGCGGTTTGGCTGGGTTATGATTCTCCAAGTTTTGGAATGGGAAATTCTGCGTTAGGCGGAACAATTGCCGCTCCTTTATGGGGAACCATCGCTAAATTATTCGATTCTGCGGAGTCCGGTGATAAGGAAGAAAGAAAAAAATACCAATACTCTCAAAGAGCAGTAACTTTGGAAATCTGTCCTGAGTCCGGAAAACTTCCCGGGCCGGATTGTCCTAAAAAGACCAGTGAATTATTTCATCCATCTCATCTTCCTGCGGAGACCTGTCCTCTCACCCATAAGTCGGATGCAAAACAGGAGCTTTTGAAGAATGTTTTCTAA
- a CDS encoding amidohydrolase family protein, with product MNFNRSIKTYKKTKSDVLKTFAVAVITVIAACFLLIDCKKSSASEAQTIAIINTNIFDGKDLIQDHTLIIKGNRIHSIGGDIPEGAAIIDAKGGMLMPGLIDSHVHTDIDGLHDALLFGVTTELEMTGQWMFWERWQLANRNDIADMRSAGMGITPPGGHPTQYMQLSSNWFLKTFYRYPFVSTPEEAIQFVDKQVEGGSDFIKIIIEDGDTVGTPGLPVIDDATLVASVKAAHRRGKMAIAHVTSVSGGRRAISAGVDGLAHMFFDKKPDKEFISEIKSSGAFIVPTLTTLSTAFGNSPRTLLEDKRVSSKLSKEWLEALSKNMNVYPKGKIEDSFESVAALHKAGVDILAGSDVSEPIADLGGLAHGASLHHELQLLVAAGFKPIEALRAATSVPAKRFSLNDRGRIFPGARADLILVDGDPLQNISDTLSIRNVWRAGVQQ from the coding sequence ATGAACTTTAATAGATCGATTAAAACTTATAAAAAAACCAAGAGTGACGTTTTAAAAACATTTGCAGTAGCTGTAATAACAGTGATAGCCGCGTGCTTCCTTTTGATTGACTGCAAAAAATCTTCCGCTTCGGAAGCTCAAACGATCGCGATCATCAATACAAATATTTTTGATGGAAAAGATCTGATCCAGGATCACACTCTGATCATCAAAGGGAATCGTATTCATTCTATCGGTGGAGATATTCCCGAAGGCGCTGCTATTATAGATGCAAAAGGCGGAATGTTAATGCCTGGCCTGATAGACTCTCATGTTCATACTGATATCGATGGTTTACATGACGCTCTCTTGTTCGGAGTTACTACTGAACTGGAGATGACAGGCCAATGGATGTTTTGGGAGCGTTGGCAGCTTGCAAATCGGAATGATATTGCCGATATGCGTTCCGCAGGTATGGGGATCACTCCTCCTGGTGGACATCCTACACAATACATGCAGTTGAGCAGCAACTGGTTCTTAAAAACATTTTATCGTTATCCATTCGTTTCCACTCCGGAAGAAGCGATCCAATTTGTGGACAAACAAGTAGAAGGAGGTTCCGACTTCATTAAGATCATTATTGAAGATGGAGATACTGTAGGCACTCCTGGACTTCCTGTAATTGACGATGCAACCTTAGTTGCTTCCGTAAAGGCGGCTCATCGTAGAGGCAAGATGGCAATCGCTCATGTCACTTCTGTTTCAGGAGGACGTAGAGCAATTTCTGCAGGGGTGGATGGATTAGCGCATATGTTCTTTGATAAGAAACCTGACAAAGAATTTATCTCTGAAATTAAATCTTCCGGTGCTTTTATTGTGCCTACATTAACTACACTTTCTACCGCTTTCGGGAATAGTCCTCGCACATTACTTGAAGATAAACGTGTTAGTTCCAAATTGAGCAAAGAATGGCTAGAAGCTCTTTCCAAAAATATGAATGTTTATCCTAAAGGAAAGATTGAAGATTCCTTCGAAAGTGTGGCAGCTCTTCATAAAGCAGGCGTTGATATATTAGCCGGAAGCGATGTATCTGAGCCTATCGCAGATCTTGGGGGGCTTGCTCATGGAGCAAGTCTTCATCATGAATTACAATTATTAGTAGCCGCGGGATTCAAACCTATAGAAGCGTTGCGTGCTGCAACTTCCGTTCCAGCGAAAAGATTTAGTCTAAACGATCGGGGCAGGATCTTTCCAGGTGCAAGAGCGGACTTAATTTTGGTGGATGGAGATCCGCTTCAGAATATTTCTGATACTTTATCGATTCGTAATGTTTGGCGAGCGGGAGTTCAACAGTAA
- a CDS encoding LIC10920 family plasminogen-binding lipoprotein, whose translation MAFSKPFISKLFPAFLGLVATAAVLVSCNTGDTNKVDLTVTGTDGSTFPIQGEIDKDKTSNCGSATPYSSSGTGTTTGTTTSTGSTTNLFTINSRMYFTTGAFVTLKFVYDATQNQGTVDAQQGFSFSGLPLLGISPVVANYGKIFWGGSGVPVDTGTSSTQALSYLTVTVDLVGNKVTAGSAGLALTQCYTTDFINCTSATSSSMCYTQDGLKCYNTNTASGPTVSIKGDINCTSNAIPSGSSTTSQ comes from the coding sequence ATGGCGTTCTCCAAACCGTTTATATCCAAATTATTCCCTGCATTTTTAGGCCTAGTCGCCACGGCCGCGGTGCTTGTGTCTTGTAATACCGGTGATACGAATAAAGTAGACCTTACTGTTACTGGAACCGACGGTTCCACCTTCCCTATTCAGGGAGAGATCGATAAGGACAAAACTTCCAACTGCGGAAGTGCAACTCCTTATTCCAGTTCCGGCACCGGGACAACTACCGGAACTACTACAAGCACAGGTTCCACTACGAATTTATTCACGATCAATTCCAGGATGTATTTTACCACGGGAGCATTCGTAACCTTGAAATTCGTTTACGATGCGACTCAAAACCAAGGAACAGTGGATGCCCAGCAAGGGTTTTCCTTTTCGGGCTTACCTTTATTGGGAATTTCTCCAGTTGTAGCAAACTACGGAAAAATTTTCTGGGGAGGAAGTGGGGTACCTGTGGATACTGGGACTTCTAGCACACAGGCACTCTCTTATTTGACGGTTACCGTGGATTTAGTGGGAAACAAAGTAACAGCCGGATCTGCAGGTCTTGCTTTGACCCAATGTTATACTACGGACTTTATCAACTGTACATCCGCTACTTCTTCCAGTATGTGTTATACCCAAGACGGTTTAAAATGTTATAATACGAATACTGCGAGTGGCCCTACGGTTTCTATCAAAGGTGATATCAACTGTACAAGTAACGCGATTCCTTCCGGTTCTTCTACTACCAGCCAATGA
- a CDS encoding transglutaminase-like domain-containing protein, whose product MQSSDSFFGTVPFPPDKIEDKFYQLEFSSLQDKSRIIKEIAGMIPWQVRVQEIADELKDPTLRVFARSVSAAVHSERISYRYSILAEKGHPNHYDDLEEGVFLLSSVIDPDLSYLEFRTYLDKIAIRVEELVDLNEDLASDEVKVHFLTRVLSQEEGFGGNHDQYEDPNNSYLHKVFSSKKGIPISLSVIYLLIAHRLQLPLYGVNMPLHFLLHFESSEFQTYIDSYHGGVMLDRSTCIRFLKANGFQAHERYFTHASSLTILKRMFRNLIHIYRKKEDRDMEKILSRHLLALDNKWKP is encoded by the coding sequence ATGCAATCCTCCGATTCTTTTTTCGGTACAGTTCCCTTTCCTCCGGACAAGATCGAGGATAAGTTTTATCAGTTAGAGTTTTCTTCTCTTCAAGATAAATCTAGGATCATAAAAGAGATCGCCGGCATGATCCCTTGGCAAGTCAGGGTCCAGGAAATTGCAGATGAACTAAAGGATCCGACTCTTAGAGTTTTTGCACGTTCCGTAAGCGCTGCAGTTCATTCCGAAAGGATCAGTTATCGTTATTCTATCTTAGCGGAAAAGGGTCATCCGAATCATTACGATGATCTAGAGGAGGGTGTGTTCCTTCTTTCTTCCGTGATCGATCCCGATCTTTCTTATTTGGAGTTTAGGACTTATCTGGATAAGATCGCTATCCGTGTCGAAGAGTTAGTGGATCTGAACGAAGATCTCGCTTCCGACGAAGTTAAAGTACATTTTTTAACCAGGGTCCTCTCCCAGGAAGAAGGTTTCGGCGGAAACCACGACCAGTATGAAGATCCGAATAATTCTTATCTTCACAAGGTGTTCTCTTCTAAAAAAGGGATCCCAATTTCACTTTCCGTTATCTATTTGTTAATAGCTCATAGGCTGCAGCTCCCATTATACGGGGTGAATATGCCTCTACATTTCCTTCTTCATTTCGAATCTTCCGAATTTCAGACTTATATAGATTCCTATCATGGTGGAGTGATGTTGGATCGTTCTACTTGCATTCGTTTTCTAAAAGCGAACGGATTCCAGGCCCATGAAAGATATTTCACACATGCAAGCAGTCTGACAATTCTCAAAAGAATGTTCCGCAATCTGATCCATATCTATCGTAAAAAAGAGGATAGAGATATGGAAAAGATCCTTTCCCGTCATCTTCTTGCCTTGGACAATAAATGGAAACCTTGA
- a CDS encoding glutathione peroxidase, whose protein sequence is MAFKSVLIFLSLLIVSSSLFAAPKAVYDFTVKDIKGKDVALSKYKGKTLLIVNVASKCGYTYQYENLEKVYKKYKGKGFEIVGFPANNFLSQEPGSDAEIEQFCRVKKGATFDMMSKISVKGDDQHPLYTYLTSSSPDPGDVKWNFEKFLISPTGKIVARFRSGTEPDSKEVTDEIEKNLK, encoded by the coding sequence ATGGCTTTCAAATCCGTTTTGATCTTTCTTTCCTTATTGATTGTTTCCTCTTCTCTATTTGCAGCTCCTAAGGCTGTGTATGATTTTACCGTAAAGGATATCAAAGGAAAGGATGTGGCACTTTCCAAATACAAAGGTAAAACCTTACTTATAGTAAACGTAGCTTCCAAATGTGGGTATACCTACCAATACGAAAACTTGGAAAAGGTATACAAAAAATATAAGGGGAAGGGTTTCGAGATAGTAGGCTTTCCTGCGAATAATTTTCTTTCCCAAGAACCTGGTAGCGATGCAGAGATAGAACAATTCTGTAGAGTGAAAAAAGGTGCAACCTTTGATATGATGTCCAAGATCTCAGTCAAGGGAGATGACCAACATCCTCTGTATACATATCTCACTTCCAGTTCTCCTGATCCGGGTGATGTAAAATGGAATTTTGAAAAGTTCCTGATCTCTCCTACCGGTAAGATCGTAGCAAGATTTCGTTCCGGAACGGAACCGGATAGCAAAGAAGTCACTGATGAGATTGAGAAAAATTTAAAATAA